ATCGTGCCGCGCTAGAGGAACTGAACCAGATGCTGGCTGCGGGTAAGCTTAGGGAGTATGCAGACCATCCGACACAGCGTTTCGAGACGGAATTTGAAGAGCAGTATAATAGCTATTTACAGCAAGCCAATCGCTTGTTTGAGGGGGCAGTAGCGGAGAACGAAACCACTTTCGTACAGACAATTTGGATACAAGTTGCTGTGCTCACGGTTGTTTTGTTAGTGATTATCTGTGTTTGGTTGGGCATCAAGCAAACGTTGATCTCCCCACTTAATCGCCTGATTGACAGTATTCGCCATATCTCAGGTGGAGACTTAGCAAGACATATCGACGTGGTAGGCACTAACGAAATGGGTGTGCTGGCGGATACATTACGCCACATGCAGGGCGAACTGGCTCGCACCGTCGGTGATGTCCGTAGCGGAGCCGATGCGATTTACAGCGGGGCGAGTGAAATCTCTGTTGGCAATAATGATCTCTCTTCACGTACAGAGCAGCAGGCCGCCTCTTTAGAAGAGACCGCTGCCAGTATGGAAGAGTTAACCGCGACGGTGAAACAGAACGCCGAAAATGCCCGTCAAGCGAGTCATCTGGCGCTGAATGCGTCCGAAACGGCGCAGAAGGGTGGCAAAGTTGTTGATGACGTTGTACAGACTATGCGTGATATCGGTGTGAGTTCTCAGAAGATTGCCGATATTATTAGTGTCATCGATGGAATTGCCTTCCAGACCAACATCTTGGCGCTTAACGCTGCCGTTGAAGCTGCACGTGCGGGTGAACAGGGCCGTGGTTTTGCGGTTGTGGCGGGTGAGGTGCGTAACTTGGCACAACGAAGCGCTCAAGCTGCACGTGAAATCAAAAGTTTGATTGAAGATTCTGTTGGCCGTGTCGAAATGGGTTCTACCCTAGTGGAACGCGCAGGTGAAACCATGGATGAAATCGTCAATGCGGTGACTCGAGTCACTGATATTATGGGTGAAATTGCTTCTGCTTCTGACGAACAAAGCCGCGGTATCGATCAAGTGGGGCTAGCGGTAGTGGAAATGGATCGTGTCACTCAGCAAAACGCCGCATTGGTCGAAGAATCTGCCGCAGCCGCAGCCGCGCTAGAAGAACAAGCCAGCCGTTTGACCCAAGCTGTTGCCGTATTCCATATTCAGCAGGAACGAATGAATACGTTTGAGCATGCCGCAACCAAAAATGTGGCGCCGCCAGCCATGGCTATTGCACGTAAAGCCAGTGCAGCGACTGCAAGCGACAGTTGGGAAACATTCTAATATAGACAAGAGCCCTGTATCGTACAGGGCTCAATTTTTTTCTAATCAGTATTCTCTATAAGTTGCAGTAGAATAGGACTAGCAAATCTTATTACGGCGGGCAAAAGAGAATAAATCCATCAAAGTCTTACATTCTAATTTATCCATTAATCGACTTTTATAAGTACTCACTGTTTTACTACTGATTCTCATTTCTGACGCGATACTCATCGTACTTAAGCTATCAAGAATATAACGCATCACTTTTATTTCTTGCATTGAGAGCAGATCAAGTTTTTCTTTCTCAGAGGTAGGCTTGACGTTCAACTCATCGGATATGAAAGGAAAATAGCTGTAACCTTTTTGCGCCGCTTCAATGGCAGGAATAATATCTGTAATACAATGTTTTTTACTGATAAATGCATTTGCTCCTGCATCAGCACTCCGCTGACTATAAAAAAGATCGTTATTCGCTGACACCACGATGATGATGCCGATATATCTTTTTTTTCTCAGTTTTACAATGACTTCGATTCCGCTTAGTCTTGGCATATCAGCGTCTAAAATCACTACGTCTGGTTGAGCGTTTTTCATCAACTTCAGTGCTTCAGCACCATTATCAGATTCAAATAATACATTCACACCAGCATTCTCAAGTAAATTTCGAATGACAGCACGCGCAAGCGGATGATTATCGATAATGATCGCTTTCATCGGGGTAACCTTATTTAATATTGTAATACTGCCTAATGACTGTAATGGTGTTGTAAGAATTAAATGCTAAATAAATCAATATCTGCGTCCATGAGAATTATTTTATGGAAACAGTTAATTTAAAAAATCGTATTAAGCTGATGGCACTGTTCTGGATTTAAACCCTATTCCTCATGTTGCTCTAACGTGCGGTTGTAGAGTGCAATTAACCAGTCACCCAGCCACACGATATTACTGTGTACCTGATTATCTAGTTCAGCTAAAGGTGCCTCTCTCAGAAGAGGGCTAAAGAGCGCTGAATCACGATGAATATGGCTGTTTGGCCTCATCTCTGGTGCAACACGATCATAGCCAAGCCACGTAATAAATTCGTTTAAAACCATTTTTGTACAGTAGGCTCTGGCGATCGGATCACCTTTTAAATCGTCAATCATACGGGCCAGATAGGTTTGAAGGTCAGTCTTGTCGCTTGCCTGGATCAAAACATGACACAACATCTGTAACTGCTGAGGGGTTAGCCCACAACGTAAAGCCAGTTCTGCATCAAATCCTTTTTCGCGAATATGATTGATCCAGTGCCGATAGGCTCTGGCGGCGAAACCTTTTTCATCGACGCCACATGCCAACGAAGTATCATCGCCAAACAGATTGATCGTAGAAGGTAAAATGGCTGACCCCTCCGGTGTTTCTGGTTGTAGCCTGATGGCTTCAAATGCCTGTTCATTGATCGTGAGTTCACAGAGCAATTCACCATGACGATCGGAACTGGCTTGCAGTGCGCGCAGGAGTTTTTCAGCTTCATGAACAGTGAACATCGCATCGGCTTCATTCTCTAAGCACGTGTTCTGCTGGCGAGTGTTTTGAACACAAGATATTAGGGCATCGGGTTTGGTATATGTCATTGGTACAAGTTCCCACTATCAATCCAGTATTCTCTGGCGGCAGTATGGTTATCGGTTAGTGTGTGCAATGAAAGGCGGAGACAATCACAGGAGACAGGGCTGCCGTCTTGCAATGTTGCATCAATAAGCACGAGCTCATCGCTATTGGCTTCTCGACGCAGGCGAACAGACAAAATGGCACCGTTGGCAAGTGTTCTTGCGAGCTGCGGGTCGCGTAGCGTCAATTGGTAAAGCGGTGTAGCAGGCCAACTTGGGTTAGCAAGCTGTCGGAAGCCCAAGCGAGTGTTACCACGTATCGCAAGAGTCATCTCTTGCGATGCTCCTTCGTTGTGCTGGATATACGTATTTTCTTCAGCGAGCAGATTGTGTTCGTCGATCACCCCTAAATAGCGGATGGTTGAGGTCGATTGAATATTCCCGACGCTAAAGTTGAATCCTGGCAGGCGTAAGTCCATCGCCAAACGGTACAGCATGGCCCCAGCCACCGCGGTGGTTTTGGGATTGCTTGCGGCTATTTTCTGATTGAAGGGAAAACCGTCGGGTAGTGGGTCATTCTGCATCCAGACAATGCGGCTTGATGGCACCGGTTGGCGGCGGCGCAAGTAAGTCTGCACACCAGGTAGGCAACTTGGGCGCCCAGACAAGAGCAGTACGTCGCAGCAGTAATACTCGATGACTTCGCAAAGTGACTGCAATGTTTGGGTCAGAGAAAATTGGCCAGTTAATAGGGCGTTGCTCAGGGTTTGGGGATCGACGCGTAAAGGGATATCTAATACCTTGCATGCGCCACCCGCCTGAAGAACCGCATCCTCGATATAGGCAATGACTTGTGGTGTGGGCGGCTGGGCCAGCAAAGCGCCGAACGTGGTATCCACAGTCTGTCCTGCTTCCCACGCCTTCAGCAGCGCGTATCCCAATGGCATTATCAATAGCAATGTGGCTTGTTGACGCAAGACATCGCGGCCATCGTGGCTTAATGATGATCCAAATAGCTGACGCAGCAACCCCTCGCTATCATCAACGCCCGCCTGACAAATGGCTTCCTCCATCGCTCGCAGGATTTCCTGACGAATGACTTCCAGCAAAAGGTCATCACCTGCATTTTTAAAGCCTTCGCGGAATAATAACTGGGGGGTGATTTTGACATTACTGCTCACCGCGGTATCAATGTCATAACGAGTGATCGCTAAATCTGTGGTGCCACCACCAATATCGATAGCGGCAACACGGAGTGTCCGATCATCCATTTCGCCTTTACCGTGCCTGCGGTCAGGGCGGCGGAGCAGACTAAAAAGTTTGTCGATTCTGCCGCCACAGCGGCGGTTTTCATTATATAACCAGACCAGTTGGCTACAGGATGCCTCATCCCAGTCGAGGGAGATTGTTGGCACTGGGACTTTGCTTTTCGCTCTTTCCAGTGGCGTATTGAAGCCTTCGTCATGCTGATGCCAGTTCAAACTCTTCCAGACCAGCGCGATAGCCTCGTTCATATGTTGGTGAAAGCGTTTCCGCTCTTGACTTGGCATGGCGGAAGGGAGTGTCAGAATTATGTGCCGTAAGTGGCGGGGCGCATGGCGATAACCCTTCTGTTGGCGTGAGGCCGGACTATTAATTTGTACCAATGTTTGTGCTAATAACTCGCTCAGAATGAGTGTCATTAGTGATGCACGGCTATAACGAGGCGTGAAGACCGGCAGGCGTTCATTTTGATCCAGCGAGTACAGCGGCGTGCCCTCATCATTCACCAAGTGCATCAGGGGGAGTGCAGTCGCGAGTGGCTCATGTTGGCGGCCACTAAAACGCCAAGGCTCGCTAACGGGGGTGGTATCCCATAAGTACCGGCGAGGACTTGAAAGGCCGCTTCCCCCCTCGCTACCGGCGCGCTGTAGTGTGATTTTTTTGGCCTCATCACCAAGACGAACGATCGAGGGCCAACTAAAGGCGGCTTCACGCCCACTTTCCAATGAAAAGTAGGGTTTGCCAAAGCGTGCTTCATTAAATTCCAGTCGACTGGAAAAGAGCGATGAGCTCATGAGCTGAGGTTGACTTAATGAGCGTAAGCGCAGTTCCGCACATTGCTTGAGCCCATCATTATTGAGCCCATGATCTTCAATAACCGCGCCGCAAGTATGTGTGCTCCCCACATCGAGCACCAGATCGACGGGAATTGCAGGGGTGTGGAGTGTTTCGCGACTGAGTAAGATCTCGGGCAAGGCCAAATGATTAGCCATAATGTTCAGCAGATTAAGAAAATGGGCCTGATATTCGAATGCTTTCAGCGCTGTGGCGATATCCTGTTCGCTGCGCTGTTCATGTTCTCTGGCATAGGTCGAAAAGACTTCACGCAGCCAGCCGTCGACCCAAGTATTATCGAGGAATGCAGCAATATCCGCATTACGCCAAGCGAAGGCAAAACGCACCCCATTGTCGATATCCGCTTGTATCGGGGCAAGTTGCGAATGAGCGTCGTCACCGGTGGGGATCTGTGTATCAAACGCGATACACATCCGCACCGTATTTCCCGCAGCATCGGGTTTCTGCAAACGCGTAAACTGCACTCGTGACCAGTTATCTGGGCCGCTTCCTGATGCAATGCCTTGGCTACGGCGCAA
The window above is part of the Yersinia massiliensis genome. Proteins encoded here:
- the evgA gene encoding acid-sensing system DNA-binding response regulator EvgA, with protein sequence MKAIIIDNHPLARAVIRNLLENAGVNVLFESDNGAEALKLMKNAQPDVVILDADMPRLSGIEVIVKLRKKRYIGIIIVVSANNDLFYSQRSADAGANAFISKKHCITDIIPAIEAAQKGYSYFPFISDELNVKPTSEKEKLDLLSMQEIKVMRYILDSLSTMSIASEMRISSKTVSTYKSRLMDKLECKTLMDLFSFARRNKIC
- a CDS encoding methyl-accepting chemotaxis protein is translated as MLNRIKIVTSFMLVLIIFGMLQITSGGLFYSAIKNDKDNFNSLQSISQRQTAISASWTGLVKTRGFLARSANRLSLNDVNAVPPLLQAASAALKESEKDFAEFEALPTTMNTAFLQDLKRKYDGYRAALEELNQMLAAGKLREYADHPTQRFETEFEEQYNSYLQQANRLFEGAVAENETTFVQTIWIQVAVLTVVLLVIICVWLGIKQTLISPLNRLIDSIRHISGGDLARHIDVVGTNEMGVLADTLRHMQGELARTVGDVRSGADAIYSGASEISVGNNDLSSRTEQQAASLEETAASMEELTATVKQNAENARQASHLALNASETAQKGGKVVDDVVQTMRDIGVSSQKIADIISVIDGIAFQTNILALNAAVEAARAGEQGRGFAVVAGEVRNLAQRSAQAAREIKSLIEDSVGRVEMGSTLVERAGETMDEIVNAVTRVTDIMGEIASASDEQSRGIDQVGLAVVEMDRVTQQNAALVEESAAAAAALEEQASRLTQAVAVFHIQQERMNTFEHAATKNVAPPAMAIARKASAATASDSWETF
- a CDS encoding virulence factor SrfB, producing MLIELVHYKPDVTLIQDSGIQFLDFGLSLAFGEKDKGYFVRQTANGPLLNLQQDAIDGKFTIPCPPEDTAEIVRPESTILLSHSLALLDGVWLPLPWLRRSQGIASGSGPDNWSRVQFTRLQKPDAAGNTVRMCIAFDTQIPTGDDAHSQLAPIQADIDNGVRFAFAWRNADIAAFLDNTWVDGWLREVFSTYAREHEQRSEQDIATALKAFEYQAHFLNLLNIMANHLALPEILLSRETLHTPAIPVDLVLDVGSTHTCGAVIEDHGLNNDGLKQCAELRLRSLSQPQLMSSSLFSSRLEFNEARFGKPYFSLESGREAAFSWPSIVRLGDEAKKITLQRAGSEGGSGLSSPRRYLWDTTPVSEPWRFSGRQHEPLATALPLMHLVNDEGTPLYSLDQNERLPVFTPRYSRASLMTLILSELLAQTLVQINSPASRQQKGYRHAPRHLRHIILTLPSAMPSQERKRFHQHMNEAIALVWKSLNWHQHDEGFNTPLERAKSKVPVPTISLDWDEASCSQLVWLYNENRRCGGRIDKLFSLLRRPDRRHGKGEMDDRTLRVAAIDIGGGTTDLAITRYDIDTAVSSNVKITPQLLFREGFKNAGDDLLLEVIRQEILRAMEEAICQAGVDDSEGLLRQLFGSSLSHDGRDVLRQQATLLLIMPLGYALLKAWEAGQTVDTTFGALLAQPPTPQVIAYIEDAVLQAGGACKVLDIPLRVDPQTLSNALLTGQFSLTQTLQSLCEVIEYYCCDVLLLSGRPSCLPGVQTYLRRRQPVPSSRIVWMQNDPLPDGFPFNQKIAASNPKTTAVAGAMLYRLAMDLRLPGFNFSVGNIQSTSTIRYLGVIDEHNLLAEENTYIQHNEGASQEMTLAIRGNTRLGFRQLANPSWPATPLYQLTLRDPQLARTLANGAILSVRLRREANSDELVLIDATLQDGSPVSCDCLRLSLHTLTDNHTAAREYWIDSGNLYQ
- a CDS encoding virulence factor SrfC family protein, which produces MTYTKPDALISCVQNTRQQNTCLENEADAMFTVHEAEKLLRALQASSDRHGELLCELTINEQAFEAIRLQPETPEGSAILPSTINLFGDDTSLACGVDEKGFAARAYRHWINHIREKGFDAELALRCGLTPQQLQMLCHVLIQASDKTDLQTYLARMIDDLKGDPIARAYCTKMVLNEFITWLGYDRVAPEMRPNSHIHRDSALFSPLLREAPLAELDNQVHSNIVWLGDWLIALYNRTLEQHEE